From the genome of Numenius arquata chromosome 9, bNumArq3.hap1.1, whole genome shotgun sequence:
GCTCATTTGAATACTTATGAGTGCACTTTGCAACAAGGTATGTCTTTATTTAACACATTCACTTTAAAAGAGGACTGGAAAAACACTCTTTGCCACACAGCattactttaaattttaattgcGATTCTGGCACCACAGCATCCCCATTAGCTTTCAGCTGCCCTAATTCTCTCAAGTCAGTGATCATAAGGCCAGTGGGGTCCTGCGGCTCAAAGCCATGCAGCAATAACGGGTTTCATTGCTGGGAAACCCAGCAGAGCCTCTCTGTGGGCTTTTACCCTCTGGTCCAAAAAGCGTTTTTATGGGTTTGTGAGAGGGAAGTAAAACCAGCAAACCCACTGTCAGCAGACTGAGCTTTCTCCTGCAGTGTCTCTGCCTCCACTGCAGCCTTTTATGGGTCTGCAAATTCATAAAGATTCAACACCATTGAGTGAATCAAACCACACATTGTTACTCCAGGGGACCGGAGGAgaagtgggcagggctgggggcacagaGACATTGACAGTGACCTACACTATCAATGTGCTCTTAGGGTTAGGCTTTCTCTAATGATACTGTTTTGTTTGATTAAAAAGTTCCACCCAGATACATTCGGAGAATATGTCCTGACTGCCCGGTTGATGACTGTCCAACTGAGCCCAGATATTTGGAGGCTGCTGCTCAAAGCCTTGCCAAGTTCAACCATCAGAGTGAACAAACTCAATATTTCTCCGTCCTCAATGTCACCAGAGCTTCAATGCAGGTAAGCGCCGGCTCACCTGACCTGGCTTAGCCCTCCACAACTACGGATCCACCTGTTAAACTTTACATGGTTTATTGTGTCTTACAGGTTGGTTAGAATTTGTATCTGTATAGCCCAGAGAATAATTCTGTGCAGAGTTCTGGGAAACGAGGATCTGCCTTAATCCAAGACTTTGACTCCATTTAGTGCAAAAAGAAGGGCTTTGTGCAAAACTGCAGACACAGATTTGGGTTCCAAAGTTTAGGAAAGATTCACTGTGGGCTCTTTCTTCTACAAGCACCATGAATTAGTGACTCCctaaaagaaagtatttaataAAGCACAGTCATCCCTTCCAACAGGTACCTGTAATACACGGAATGAGTTTAAACAcagtttaaaactaattttagaCTAACAGAGAGTTAATGATCTCCTGGCTAAATCCTGTTTGTTTAGCATAGTAACACCAGGTCTCTCTAAAATTCATTATATATAGCTAACAAGGTGGTTTTCACTCTTGGTCTCAAACTGTTTGATATTACTACAACACAGTATTTAATCGCTCCCATTTTCCAGCCCTGGGGTACTTGCATTTCAGACATAGAAAAAGCGATCCTGTTCATTGAAGCAGCCAGAAACAATCACCAAGGCACTGAGGAGGGTCTTCGGATACGTAGTTCTATATGGATGCTAACTTACTACAAACCCCAAACTCATTTCAACTACATATTTCAATCCCTGAGTTACTAAGATTGTGCATATATAAGAAGCAAAAAACAACCAGGCAATAAAGCAACACTGGCAAAAAACCATCCTCCTGTAATCCACTAACAGTAATGCCCCCAGTCCAACCTGCCCCTTCCACACTCAGCAGGAGTTTTACATCTGTCTCAAGGTCTGTAGGATCCTTCTTCCTGACACATGCACGAGGTCTAATTGCCACCGGTCTCTCATTAACAGTGGGTCGTTGGTCCTGCGTATTTTGTAGAGTTTGTAATCCAGGAGACATCCTGCTCCAAAACCGACATGATTGCTGACATCTCCGAGTGCAAGCCACTTGCATCGGAAACAGCTGTGAGTACTCCTTGTATAAACACCTGTTTCTCAGATACTGGGCTTCCTCAGTGAGTACTTAGCCTACCCCTTTGGTTCTTTGCAGACAAGAATCAGAGCCCACAGGCGTCTTTTTATGGGTTATAGCCCTATATTGTCTTGCAACTGTACAGACTGCTTtagaacagagaaaatatttcagtaaaaattctgaatttttaccTAGAAATCCatgaacaaagaaaacagaaaaaaatcccattcagaAACAGGCGGGGTAGCCATCGCCTTCCAAAACTGAATCGTTCTTAAGGATCTCTTCAAAGTGAACCGACATAGACAACGAATCACAGAAAATGCATAAAGAGTATATTCATACCACAATCAGCTCAGCTGAGCAAAACATTTAGGTACTAAGGAAAAGATTCTAGGAGAAAGGGAAAGCCTAAACAGGCACACTGCCAAGAGAGAGCATTGCCAGCGCTGTCCCCGAGCCCCCAGCCATGGTACCTGCAGCCCAGTAACACCACAGCTAGCAGAAACAACATGTTTTCATGGTTTATTTCACTAGTATGGTGTGAAATCGGGtttgcctgaaaaaaatgctATTATGTTCTATTACATGACTTGTCTGCATGGCGATATTCCGCTGCAGCAGAACTTGTGTGTGCTGTTGTCATTGGGCCTTAAGTGGCAGCTTATTTTTGCTCTCCTGTTCCCTAACCCTCCTTTGCAAACATAAAGCTGTTTCCAAACGCTGCCTGCCTTTGTAAGCCTGCCAAGCCCAAAATAAAAGTTTGCCCAAGCTGCTTATCCCTACAAATACATGGAGAAGCTCTAACTACTCAGCCTTTCATAATCACCTATTTTACAAGATAGGAGCTAAGTATCAGTGCTAGAATGTGAAAAAGCgcttgcattttcttcttccagaaaaCGGGTTTCTGCAAAGGCTCCGTAGTAAGGAGTGACATGGAACATGAACAGTTTGTCACAGTATCCTGTGAAATCTACAGCCCGCAGGTATTTCTTAATCTAATCTTAATATTGCAAGAGTAATACTTCTTTACAAAACAAGAATGGAACTCCTGAAAGCCCAGTCCTTTTTAAGGTTTCTTATTCACAAAGATATGGGCTCCAAGAGTGTCATAAAGCCAGATCAGGAGGAAATCTCTCCTGTGATAAAACAGAGTGTTGCTGGGTGGATAAAAGGGCCATAGAGTAAGTGTAGAGTCAACCATACCCAAAGTGTTCAGAATGCTCTACAAAGGAATTGTAAATaaggaaggaaatgcaaagaGCAGTAACTGTGGTGTTACCCAAGTTCCAGGTGTCCGTCCCCACTGGCACAAGAAGGAGCTCAATCTGTCTGTCCTTGGAGCTTCTGCTCTGCAGACGGGAATTGCAGCAGATCCTCAGTGTGAAGGGTGACCTTCTTCACACCTGAAAGAATTTAGCATAGTTTCAGTAGGGGTAATGCTCAGTGCCTGTTACCTAGGATCCTGCCACTGAAGAGGGGGACCAGCCGGCGACTCAGACACCTGGAACATCCAGCCACAGTCACCAAGAAGCCTTGCCTTCAGAAACCAACCCCTTCTCCCCTCACCTGGAAAAAACAGTGGGCTGGGTTAAAATTCTACCCCCTTCAACTGAGGACATGTCTTCCCAACACCTACCAGAAGGTCAAAATGAACATGAAGATGGAAATCCAGTTCCACCTGAGGTTGTAGGAGCTACGCCCAGTCTTGATGGAGAAAAGACTCCAGTAGACAAAGCAGACTTGAGCAAACCAGTCACTGGACCAGTTATTCTCCCTTTTCCTGAAGAACTTTCTCTATCAGACTCATGCCCAggagaagcaaaggagaaaaattccATCATTCAGCCTTTGCTGCCTAAAAAGCCTACCAAAGCCTAGCCAGCATCCAACCACCTCAACTACCTGACACAAAATAACAGCCACGATGGCAACCCAATCTTTCAATTTGTGTCATgtccttaaataaataaattgcttattACAGTCTTCGTCTTTGGAGCTCTCAGTTTTAAGAAAGCAcaagattagaaaaagaaatttaactggGGCATTTCCCAACAAAAGATTTTTGGCTTTTAATCCTCTGATTCCCCCTATCAGTAGATCCCCGAGGGAAGGTTACTGCGGATGGTGAGAGAAGGTGCCGGGCTGGATGCCCGTGTCTGTGGCCAGGCAGGGGCAGAGCCGCGGCACAGCAGGAGCCGTAGCTCAGGCAGGGGTCACAAAGCAGCTCGGAGGGAAGGGAGGTCGGGTGGGCCCTGGTCTGGAAGAGCTCAataaagatggggtttttttctaatgctttataCCCTCGCTTAAAGAAAGTGGAAACCTGTGAAACCTCTGCACGGTGTTCTGGCGGGCGGAGGATCAAGACCGGTTGGTTCAGATCCTTCTGCTTtactgaccctgctctgcaggaaaaAGGATGATTTACAAATTCAGCCTAATTCTTTCTTGAGATAGGTCATATTAACTGCCTTAGAATAAAAACCACAGGGACACTCTACAGCCTGGAGCTAAGAAAAATCAATTTCACTAAAGCCAGACATAGCAATTGTCTATTGACaataacaaatataaataaatgagaagacaagaagaagaaaaagagtgaaCATCAGAATGAAATGTCATTTGTGGCCAAGAGTACAGTGATATTTACAATAATTATGGGGCTTGCATGAGAGGCTACAGAGCCTTTCTCTAGTTGCCACCAGATCTGTAAAATCATTTGTTCAGAACATAATcaataaaatattattgtttCTGAAGCTTCTATGCTGCTGAATCATCCCTAGAGATGCTGGATAATTTCTCCGTTCATAGAGCCTTTCAACAAAAAATTATGGTTTTGTTAAAGTATTCTGGCATTACACAATTtgattaaaatgtattattttataattataattaaaatgtaaataaaagtatTATTGTCTTTCAAGTTGagacaaaataatatttaaatactgtATGGAGTTATGTTCACAAcaaaaatgtctgttttttcagtttgcaaaactcttaaaaatatacattttatataaaggaataatttatttgcttCAAAGATTAAAATAAGCCCAAAAGTGATGTGTGAAACACATCGGCTGAGCCAAAAAGAATTCCATTTCAATTCCACATCATGAGAAACTTCAACACATTTTGGTTTAATTCATTTCAGAGGAGAAAGCAATTCAAAATCAGGTAGTTCACCAAAAATGATAGAATTTGAATTCCCTCCAGCCCTTTCCGCAGCACGAGCTCCCGGCTGTGCCAGCATTCCCCTTTTTACGAGTCAGCACATCACagcagcccggggtgccctggggatGTCTCCCCTTTGCCAGCTGAGGGTTCCCTATGGCCACCAGCGTGTCCTGCCTCCCGCAGGGA
Proteins encoded in this window:
- the FETUB gene encoding fetuin-B: MIFLVSVLLGVQTLCPWAASHPASEGPVALLSPSCDGRAAEEAADLALHHINAHQREGYILRLYRIFSVREHPQEITGSVFYLVLDVVDSECHVLSKKSWKDCPARPAHKAVYGQCRAIIYINQARNIAHLNTYECTLQQVPPRYIRRICPDCPVDDCPTEPRYLEAAAQSLAKFNHQSEQTQYFSVLNVTRASMQWVVGPAYFVEFVIQETSCSKTDMIADISECKPLASETAKTGFCKGSVVRSDMEHEQFVTVSCEIYSPQDPATEEGDQPATQTPGTSSHSHQEALPSETNPFSPHLEKTVGWVKILPPSTEDMSSQHLPEGQNEHEDGNPVPPEVVGATPSLDGEKTPVDKADLSKPVTGPVILPFPEELSLSDSCPGEAKEKNSIIQPLLPKKPTKA